From Chitinophagales bacterium, the proteins below share one genomic window:
- a CDS encoding T9SS type A sorting domain-containing protein: MKQNIYSITARLLGFFLLLFGQPAAAQYCSGSFLNLCTSNDFINNITLNSLSNNGTGCNGNTNNYIEYLPTGTLTTTLESGSSYTISLQSGIQWPQGFGVWIDLNNDLDFDDPDEFLYASPTASINLFTGPVTIPSNPDYIGARRMRVRCKYNSTILPTESCASFNYGETEDYTVTIAPATSSMEYVSSTVVQSNSDALSLGQQDAEMIGIQVNTIGGLNPIDLTSLTINDNGSTNFANDVDAVKVYYTGNSPVFNTDQLYAIATNLSAPIVVNATLSSGANYFWVTYDISPGAQLGDTLDAACTQLVMTGAAGTQVPTVTSPDGYRVVNYCYPIYENLCTSNDFIDNVTLNTLSNLSSGCNGNTNNYIYYPPAGNFTTSLELGGNYTVSLQAGQEFNQGFGVWIDFNNDLDFADADEFVYASPAPGTEIFLGNISIPNNIAYLGDHRMRIRCIYNYVPLASDYCSSQFYGETEDYTITITPSTTMTFVSTSTYQNNTLDVLTGAADQDIISVEVVTSGSISPFNLTSLTVNSNGSTDFANDVSNVKVYFTGADPGFSTDVLFGLSTNLGSPVTGNATLISGINHFWVTYDITADAGIGDYLDAECTQVVMTGAGGIHVPAVTAPAGNRQVGYCQATSIYGCGFYFIDAVSINTLSNVSSGCNGAADGYIKYPAAGNNTTTLELGNPYLLSLEGPEFASVGFGVWIDYNNDGDFEDADEFVYASSFATTGPQGGEITVPDNAAYVGERRMRVREKEYANVFDYESCAQFYFGETEDYTITISSPTNMTYQSSTTYQNNLNDVVIGETDAEMMLIQVVTQGTLNPIDLFSITLSSAGSTNFPADVTGVKVYATGQSPVFSTGNLFGSATNLSSPVSGAQTLNTGNNYFWVTYDVAPAATLGDYLDVSCNQLQLTGAAGTQVPAVTSPDGSRQVGYCTAASLYGCQYYFIDGVTLNTLSNLTGCNGASNGYIKYPATGSNTTSLEVGSSYTITLEGPLYNPVGFGVWIDFNNDGDFDDADEFVFASPTYETGTQSGLIFIPANNAYLGERRMRIRAEDYAVIGSTEACTTYYSGETEDYTITLVPASTMVFSSVTTFQNNLSAVQLNMQDAEIAGVNILTIGSLNPYSLNSITFNANGSTDFANDVTGVKVYYSGSNPDFSTAELFGSASSLSSPITGSVALAGGANYFWLAYDIAATGTIGHFVDAECVSITLSGTGGTHVPDITAPAGSREINYCVGTYTYQCTSDDYIDNFTFNTLSNLASGCNGNVDNYINYNPTGNLTTTVMIGGTYDLTVQSGPDWMEGFGIWIDYNNDASFDGADEFVYASPDYGTSVYTGTVTIPLTASYVGQHRLRVRCNYYDTVAAEEYCSLFSYGETEDYTITIEPLPPCTGVPEPGTLSVTPDEFCAAGTVASLTLSNYPLAADIAFQWEQSANGTLWNTISGATGYTYATPPLSATSYYRVKVTCNNSGGSSYTNAAVINMVAAPAAPVAADVTHCGPGTVLLSASGGSGVLRWYDQLTGGTLLGTGASFTTPYITATTTYYVEEYIGTDITGCSSLRTPVKAIIYHPAIAASVDLDSICAGGSVNLQAENNGSGTFNYQWTPLIAGMIPANGQGASVIAPPAANTVFTVTASEVNGQCDTSLSVGVIVSPLPVVQLTGLSNTYEVIAPAVTLSGTPAGGNFSGPGVTGNSFSPAAAGVGGPYVISYTYSDANACTGVDTVHVVVTFPIGIDQPLTAERIIIYPNPGDGLLVLDITAPHITGELDCKVFNIVGQVVHEETIHVNGERVTQSFDFRQWSKGTYYFELRNDDQVIRKKIVIQ, from the coding sequence CAGTCTTTCCAATAATGGTACGGGCTGCAATGGTAATACCAACAATTATATTGAATACCTGCCAACGGGAACATTAACCACCACGCTCGAATCCGGTTCTTCCTATACTATCAGCTTGCAGTCAGGTATTCAATGGCCACAGGGATTTGGAGTCTGGATAGATCTTAATAACGATTTGGATTTTGACGATCCTGATGAATTCCTGTATGCTTCACCCACGGCCAGTATCAACCTTTTTACCGGACCGGTAACGATTCCCTCCAATCCGGATTATATTGGTGCAAGGCGGATGCGGGTACGGTGCAAATACAACAGTACCATCCTGCCAACGGAGTCCTGCGCCAGTTTTAACTATGGTGAAACGGAGGATTACACAGTTACCATAGCACCTGCCACCAGCAGTATGGAATATGTTTCCAGCACCGTGGTTCAATCAAATTCCGATGCGTTGTCGCTCGGGCAGCAGGATGCGGAGATGATAGGTATTCAGGTTAATACGATCGGCGGACTTAATCCAATCGACCTGACCTCTCTTACTATCAATGACAATGGTTCCACCAATTTCGCCAATGATGTAGATGCCGTGAAAGTATATTACACAGGAAACAGCCCTGTTTTCAATACGGATCAGTTGTATGCGATTGCTACCAACCTTTCAGCACCTATTGTTGTCAATGCAACACTCTCTTCAGGTGCCAATTATTTCTGGGTCACGTACGATATCTCACCCGGTGCACAGCTTGGTGACACACTCGATGCCGCCTGTACGCAGCTGGTGATGACAGGCGCCGCCGGTACACAGGTGCCGACGGTTACTTCACCCGACGGTTACCGGGTCGTTAATTATTGTTACCCGATATACGAAAATCTATGCACTTCCAATGATTTTATTGACAATGTAACACTCAATACGTTGAGCAATCTTTCCAGTGGCTGCAATGGAAACACCAATAACTATATCTATTACCCTCCTGCCGGAAACTTTACCACATCACTGGAATTGGGTGGTAACTATACTGTTTCCCTGCAGGCAGGCCAGGAATTTAACCAGGGCTTTGGTGTATGGATTGATTTTAACAACGATCTCGACTTTGCCGATGCAGATGAATTTGTGTATGCTTCTCCGGCGCCCGGCACTGAAATCTTCCTTGGTAATATCAGTATCCCCAACAACATTGCTTACCTCGGTGACCATCGGATGCGTATACGCTGTATCTACAATTACGTGCCGCTTGCAAGTGATTATTGCAGCTCACAGTTCTATGGCGAAACAGAAGACTATACCATTACCATTACGCCGTCTACTACTATGACTTTTGTGTCAACAAGCACCTATCAGAATAATACACTGGATGTGCTGACCGGTGCAGCTGACCAGGATATCATAAGTGTTGAAGTGGTAACATCCGGAAGTATCAGCCCATTCAACCTCACTTCGCTCACGGTCAATTCCAACGGCAGTACTGATTTTGCCAATGATGTATCGAATGTGAAAGTGTATTTTACAGGAGCTGATCCCGGTTTTTCCACAGATGTGCTTTTTGGTCTGAGCACTAACCTTGGCAGTCCGGTCACCGGAAATGCCACACTCATTTCCGGCATAAATCATTTTTGGGTGACTTACGACATTACTGCTGATGCCGGAATAGGCGACTACCTCGACGCTGAATGCACCCAGGTGGTGATGACCGGTGCAGGAGGAATCCATGTGCCTGCTGTCACGGCGCCCGCAGGTAACCGGCAAGTAGGTTATTGCCAGGCTACCAGTATCTACGGATGCGGATTTTATTTTATTGATGCTGTATCAATCAATACTTTGTCAAACGTAAGCTCAGGTTGCAATGGCGCGGCTGATGGTTATATCAAATATCCCGCAGCCGGAAACAATACAACTACGCTTGAATTAGGCAATCCTTACCTGTTGTCGCTGGAAGGTCCGGAGTTTGCTTCGGTGGGTTTTGGCGTCTGGATTGATTATAATAACGATGGTGATTTTGAGGATGCGGATGAGTTTGTCTATGCTTCATCATTTGCTACTACCGGACCACAGGGTGGAGAGATAACAGTGCCGGATAACGCGGCTTATGTGGGCGAACGCAGGATGCGTGTGCGGGAGAAGGAGTATGCAAACGTGTTTGATTATGAATCATGCGCACAGTTCTATTTTGGTGAAACGGAAGATTATACGATCACTATTTCATCGCCGACCAATATGACCTACCAGTCGAGCACGACCTATCAGAATAACCTGAATGATGTGGTGATTGGTGAGACAGATGCCGAGATGATGCTGATACAGGTAGTAACACAAGGCACGCTTAACCCGATCGACCTCTTCTCCATTACACTATCGTCTGCCGGGTCAACAAATTTCCCCGCTGATGTTACCGGCGTGAAAGTGTATGCTACCGGTCAGAGCCCGGTTTTCTCCACCGGTAACTTATTCGGTTCAGCAACGAATCTTTCTTCACCGGTTTCCGGTGCACAGACGCTGAACACCGGCAACAACTACTTTTGGGTTACCTACGATGTCGCTCCGGCTGCCACGCTGGGAGATTATCTTGATGTCAGCTGTAATCAGTTGCAGTTGACCGGTGCAGCCGGAACACAGGTGCCTGCCGTAACATCGCCTGACGGCAGCCGGCAGGTCGGTTATTGCACGGCCGCAAGTTTGTATGGCTGCCAGTATTATTTCATTGATGGGGTTACCCTGAATACATTGTCTAATCTGACCGGTTGTAACGGAGCTTCCAATGGTTACATAAAATATCCTGCTACCGGAAGTAACACCACTTCGCTGGAAGTAGGCAGCAGTTACACGATTACACTGGAAGGTCCGCTCTATAACCCGGTAGGTTTTGGTGTATGGATTGATTTTAATAATGATGGTGATTTTGATGATGCTGATGAATTTGTTTTTGCTTCACCAACCTATGAAACCGGTACGCAAAGCGGGTTGATCTTTATCCCTGCCAATAATGCTTATTTGGGAGAACGCAGGATGAGGATAAGGGCCGAAGACTATGCTGTTATAGGCAGTACTGAAGCCTGCACGACATACTACAGTGGCGAAACAGAAGACTATACCATTACACTGGTGCCCGCTTCTACAATGGTTTTCAGTTCAGTTACCACGTTTCAAAATAATCTTTCTGCAGTACAGCTGAACATGCAGGACGCTGAGATAGCAGGGGTAAACATTCTCACCATCGGCAGCCTGAATCCCTATTCACTCAACTCCATAACTTTTAACGCAAACGGCAGTACCGATTTTGCCAATGATGTAACAGGCGTGAAGGTTTATTACTCTGGCAGTAATCCGGATTTTTCCACAGCGGAGCTGTTTGGCAGTGCATCGAGCTTATCCTCACCGATAACCGGTTCCGTTGCATTAGCTGGCGGTGCCAACTATTTCTGGCTCGCTTATGATATTGCTGCCACAGGCACCATTGGTCACTTTGTTGATGCGGAATGTGTTTCCATCACGCTGAGCGGTACAGGCGGAACACATGTGCCCGATATCACGGCTCCTGCAGGAAGCAGGGAAATAAATTACTGTGTGGGTACCTATACTTATCAATGTACATCCGATGACTATATCGACAACTTCACGTTCAATACCCTGTCAAACCTGGCATCGGGCTGCAATGGTAACGTTGACAATTACATTAATTACAACCCTACCGGTAATCTGACTACTACTGTCATGATAGGAGGCACTTATGATCTTACCGTACAATCAGGCCCTGACTGGATGGAAGGATTCGGAATCTGGATAGACTATAACAATGACGCGTCCTTTGACGGAGCTGATGAATTTGTTTATGCATCACCCGATTACGGAACCTCGGTGTACACCGGAACAGTTACCATTCCCCTGACTGCATCGTATGTCGGACAACACCGGTTGAGAGTCAGGTGTAATTACTATGATACTGTTGCCGCTGAAGAGTATTGCAGTTTGTTCTCTTACGGCGAAACGGAAGATTATACGATAACCATTGAGCCGCTGCCACCTTGTACCGGTGTGCCGGAACCAGGAACCTTATCGGTTACACCGGATGAGTTCTGCGCTGCCGGAACAGTCGCCTCACTCACCTTGTCAAACTATCCGCTGGCTGCTGATATCGCTTTTCAATGGGAGCAGTCTGCTAACGGCACTTTGTGGAATACTATTTCCGGAGCAACCGGTTACACCTATGCAACACCACCGTTGTCGGCCACTTCCTATTATCGTGTAAAAGTGACTTGTAACAATTCCGGAGGCTCAAGCTATACCAATGCGGCTGTGATAAACATGGTGGCTGCTCCCGCCGCTCCTGTAGCAGCGGATGTCACGCATTGCGGTCCTGGTACAGTTTTGTTATCGGCTTCAGGCGGAAGCGGTGTGTTGCGTTGGTATGATCAGCTCACGGGAGGCACGCTGCTGGGCACCGGCGCATCATTCACTACACCCTATATCACTGCCACCACCACATACTACGTTGAAGAATATATTGGCACCGACATCACAGGATGCTCCAGTCTGCGCACACCCGTGAAGGCAATCATCTATCATCCTGCTATTGCAGCATCTGTTGATCTCGATTCCATTTGTGCCGGCGGTAGCGTAAATCTCCAGGCGGAAAACAATGGCTCCGGAACATTTAACTATCAGTGGACACCTTTGATTGCAGGCATGATACCGGCAAACGGACAGGGTGCTTCCGTGATCGCTCCTCCGGCTGCCAATACCGTATTTACCGTTACTGCCTCAGAAGTGAACGGGCAGTGCGATACCTCGCTCTCCGTTGGCGTCATCGTTTCGCCCTTGCCTGTAGTGCAACTGACAGGTTTAAGCAATACCTATGAAGTGATTGCGCCGGCTGTAACGCTGTCCGGAACACCGGCGGGCGGCAACTTCAGCGGGCCGGGTGTTACAGGTAATAGTTTTAGCCCTGCGGCTGCCGGCGTCGGCGGTCCGTATGTGATCAGTTACACTTATTCCGATGCGAATGCATGTACCGGTGTGGATACGGTGCATGTGGTTGTCACCTTCCCGATAGGCATCGATCAGCCGCTGACAGCGGAGAGGATCATCATCTATCCCAACCCTGGTGACGGGCTGCTGGTGCTGGATATAACGGCTCCGCATATAACCGGAGAGTTGGATTGCAAGGTGTTCAACATTGTGGGACAAGTTGTGCATGAAGAAACCATCCATGTGAATGGGGAACGGGTTACCCAGTCATTCGACTTCAGGCAATGGTCTAAGGGCACTTACTATTTCGAATTACGAAATGATGATCAGGTGATCAGGAAAAAGATCGTGATTCAATAG